In a single window of the Caulobacter soli genome:
- a CDS encoding Rrf2 family transcriptional regulator, with the protein MRLSTKGRYAVMAMADLARRQDEAEGRAVALAEIAARQQISLSYLEQLFARLRRKGLVVSARGPGGGYRLAREACDTAIADIVLAVDEPLRATRCGISKMGGKTGAKGCMAGGAQCLTHDLWEEMGRQIHGYLASVSIADVLNGKLKEKSAAREMAAA; encoded by the coding sequence GTGATGGCCATGGCCGACCTGGCTCGCCGCCAGGACGAGGCGGAGGGCCGCGCCGTGGCCCTGGCCGAGATCGCCGCCCGCCAGCAGATCTCGCTTTCCTATCTCGAACAGCTTTTCGCCCGCCTGCGCCGCAAGGGGCTGGTGGTCAGCGCCCGGGGCCCGGGCGGCGGCTATCGCCTGGCCAGAGAGGCCTGCGACACCGCCATCGCCGACATCGTCCTGGCCGTGGACGAGCCCCTGCGCGCCACGCGTTGCGGCATCTCCAAAATGGGGGGCAAGACCGGCGCCAAGGGCTGCATGGCCGGCGGCGCCCAGTGCCTGACCCACGATCTCTGGGAAGAGATGGGCCGCCAGATCCATGGCTACCTGGCCAGCGTGTCGATCGCCGACGTGCTGAACGGCAAGCTCAAGGAAAAGTCGGCGGCGCGGGAGATGGCCGCGGCGTGA